A single Defluviitalea saccharophila DNA region contains:
- a CDS encoding MetQ/NlpA family ABC transporter substrate-binding protein — translation MKKILSVLTLVLLTVGILGGCAKENKVLKVSATSAPHAKMLEYIKDDLAKQGITLELKVIDDYNIHNRSLHEKEVDANFFQHIPYMEAQMAEFGYELETLAKVHIEPMGIYSEKITSLDELKEGAVIALPNDPSNESRALALLHRNGVIELNDVNNQAATVLDIKNNPKNITFQEMDAAALPMVLQDVDCAVINTNFALQKGLSPTKDALAIEDADSPYVNILTIRKGDGNREDLKALAEALTSEKMKKFIEDNYNGEIVPVF, via the coding sequence ATGAAGAAAATACTATCTGTTTTAACTTTAGTCTTATTAACTGTAGGAATATTAGGAGGATGTGCAAAAGAAAATAAAGTACTTAAAGTATCCGCAACATCAGCACCTCACGCGAAGATGTTAGAGTACATTAAAGACGATTTGGCAAAACAAGGGATTACATTAGAGTTAAAAGTAATTGACGATTATAATATTCACAACCGTTCTCTTCATGAAAAAGAAGTAGATGCAAACTTCTTCCAACATATTCCTTACATGGAAGCGCAAATGGCAGAATTCGGATATGAATTAGAAACCCTTGCAAAAGTTCATATCGAGCCAATGGGCATTTATTCAGAAAAAATTACCTCGTTAGATGAATTAAAAGAAGGAGCAGTAATCGCTCTTCCTAACGACCCAAGTAACGAATCAAGAGCTTTAGCACTTCTTCATAGAAATGGCGTTATTGAATTAAATGATGTAAACAATCAAGCAGCAACCGTATTAGATATCAAAAACAATCCTAAAAATATAACATTCCAGGAAATGGACGCTGCAGCTCTTCCAATGGTTTTACAAGATGTAGACTGCGCAGTAATCAATACAAACTTCGCTCTTCAAAAAGGATTATCTCCTACAAAAGATGCTCTTGCTATAGAAGATGCTGATTCTCCTTATGTAAACATCCTTACAATTAGAAAAGGAGACGGAAATAGAGAAGACTTAAAAGCTTTAGCAGAAGCGCTTACTTCCGAAAAAATGAAGAAATTTATCGAAGACAACTATAATGGAGAAATCGTTCCAGTATTCTAA
- a CDS encoding DUF951 domain-containing protein, which translates to MKFYVGDIVQMKKPHPCGANKWEVLRVGIDFRLRCMGCDHLVMIPRTKFEKRVKKILERPEGITEEVNGEDNLQK; encoded by the coding sequence ATGAAATTTTATGTAGGAGATATCGTACAGATGAAAAAACCCCATCCCTGTGGCGCGAATAAATGGGAAGTACTTAGAGTGGGCATTGACTTTAGACTGAGATGTATGGGATGTGATCATTTAGTCATGATTCCTCGAACAAAGTTTGAAAAAAGGGTAAAAAAAATTCTTGAAAGACCGGAAGGAATCACTGAGGAAGTAAATGGGGAAGATAATTTGCAAAAATAG
- a CDS encoding methionine ABC transporter permease — MIFQDPAQAFWLLLAETGNTLYMVFAATLISTIIGMPIGVILVITDKGGIKERLQLNRILGTIVNIGRSFPFAILIVALIPFTRLIVGTSLGTTATIVPLSIAAAPFVARVVESSLKEVDKGIVEAAIAMGSSTWEIITKVLLPEAMASIILGITLTVVNLIGYSAMAGTVGGGGLGNVAIQYGYYRYDVSLIITTVILLIILVQIIQWIGNNIAKAVNKK; from the coding sequence ATGATATTTCAGGATCCTGCTCAAGCTTTCTGGCTTCTTTTAGCGGAAACGGGCAATACGCTTTATATGGTATTTGCAGCTACTTTAATTTCCACTATTATTGGGATGCCCATAGGAGTAATACTTGTCATTACAGATAAAGGGGGTATTAAAGAAAGACTCCAATTAAACCGTATCCTCGGTACGATTGTAAACATTGGAAGATCCTTCCCCTTTGCTATTTTGATTGTGGCACTGATTCCTTTTACCAGATTGATTGTTGGAACCAGTTTAGGAACGACTGCAACCATTGTTCCTTTATCCATAGCGGCAGCGCCTTTTGTGGCGAGAGTCGTTGAAAGTTCACTTAAAGAAGTAGATAAAGGAATTGTTGAAGCAGCTATAGCCATGGGTTCAAGTACATGGGAGATTATTACGAAAGTCCTTTTACCGGAAGCAATGGCTTCTATTATTCTTGGCATTACTCTAACTGTAGTAAACCTTATAGGATACAGTGCAATGGCAGGAACGGTAGGAGGCGGAGGCCTTGGTAATGTGGCTATTCAATATGGATATTATAGATACGATGTTTCCCTTATTATTACCACAGTAATACTTCTTATTATCTTGGTTCAAATAATTCAATGGATTGGCAACAACATTGCGAAAGCAGTGAATAAAAAATAG
- a CDS encoding CvpA family protein, with translation MNIADALVLIFFLINGWIAYKRGFILSLYKLLSFIISIFLANSLYPIVSAFLRTSTPLFDKIKNQVAPTILISEGTKVNTLEGQTHFINELGVPKFLKRALIENNNSEIYSILHVDSLKDYIAGYIANICINIISMIIVLLVVSIGLRILVGILDIFSKLPVLNSVNHLFGLFFGFISGLLQVWMFFIVLFIFQANPSFEKVFLLLENSSLARYLYEYNYLLKFVGGLFL, from the coding sequence ATGAATATCGCAGACGCTTTGGTATTAATATTTTTTCTTATAAACGGATGGATTGCTTATAAAAGGGGCTTTATACTTTCCTTATATAAATTATTGTCCTTCATTATTTCAATTTTTTTAGCCAATAGTCTTTATCCGATTGTAAGTGCTTTTTTAAGAACATCTACGCCCTTATTTGATAAAATTAAAAACCAAGTGGCACCTACAATTTTGATTTCAGAAGGAACAAAGGTAAATACCTTAGAAGGACAGACTCATTTTATCAATGAACTGGGAGTGCCAAAATTTTTAAAAAGAGCATTGATTGAAAATAATAACTCGGAAATTTACAGTATTTTGCATGTGGACAGCTTAAAGGACTATATTGCAGGGTATATTGCAAACATATGCATAAATATCATTTCTATGATTATCGTCCTTTTGGTAGTGAGCATTGGCCTTAGAATTCTTGTCGGGATATTGGATATTTTTTCAAAGTTGCCGGTGCTTAATTCAGTCAATCATCTTTTTGGACTGTTCTTTGGATTCATTTCGGGACTGCTTCAAGTTTGGATGTTTTTTATTGTTCTTTTTATCTTTCAAGCAAACCCATCCTTTGAAAAGGTCTTTCTTTTACTTGAAAACAGCTCCCTTGCGAGGTATTTATATGAATACAATTATCTATTAAAGTTCGTTGGTGGATTGTTCTTGTGA
- the rpsR gene encoding 30S ribosomal protein S18 has protein sequence MAIQKRRIRKRKKVCNFCVDKMNVIDYKDTNKIKKYISERGKILPRRITGNCAKHQRALTIAIKRARHIALLPYTQD, from the coding sequence GTGGCGATTCAAAAAAGACGTATCCGTAAAAGAAAGAAAGTATGTAATTTTTGCGTTGATAAAATGAACGTAATTGATTATAAAGATACAAACAAAATCAAAAAGTACATTTCTGAAAGAGGCAAAATTCTTCCAAGAAGAATCACAGGAAACTGTGCAAAACATCAACGTGCCTTAACAATTGCAATTAAGAGAGCAAGACATATCGCTCTTCTTCCATATACTCAAGACTAA
- a CDS encoding PAS domain S-box protein, producing MKQSPKVEFIIYSALLVIGVLLGIILFYVYTCVSNGTAILMIIGDIFLIFAFSFISWWKYKKNVYGQLGELTRNIESISKGEVVKFAPSKAFVRVYDALESLSVHLKRQNRIKASIFNIINALAVNIQLEKLLEALLPKVIEGTRSNWGAFYIVSSVTNKLEIKASLGFSKNVYKEFDISIGEGFIGQAAQSNEIQIITDIPEDTTYCTRTFLGKVKPKSMMIVPISTQHELVGLLVLASITEYQEEQIEVIKSIRYYLGMSVSNAATYERMERLSKELQFQNQLIQNMNDELEEKVRERTDFLNNIINSIKDYAIVSMDEEGFITTWNKGAELLKGYKAEEIIGNHISILYPEEDVKSGKVDRELEIAQTEGEYVEYGWRTKKNGEKFFADVIITPMYNKNNELIGFTNITKDITVMKNMEQALIHEKTFNQKLLESSTRALLLVDKEGIIIQSNEQISTLLGFTKEEMKGKYFPDYFDNPEMVDKSLKDMIRRGSYGEWKWNIRDKGNNPRPVIVNAYGVMDQEGKVLEILLYLKNQDI from the coding sequence ATGAAACAAAGTCCGAAAGTTGAATTCATAATCTATTCAGCGTTATTAGTTATAGGTGTTTTATTAGGTATTATACTTTTTTATGTATACACTTGCGTTTCTAATGGAACAGCAATTCTCATGATTATAGGAGATATTTTTTTGATATTCGCTTTTTCTTTTATATCCTGGTGGAAGTATAAGAAGAATGTTTATGGACAGCTAGGGGAGTTAACCCGAAATATCGAAAGCATTTCAAAAGGAGAAGTAGTAAAGTTTGCTCCTTCCAAAGCATTCGTTCGGGTATACGATGCCCTGGAGTCTTTAAGTGTTCACTTAAAACGTCAAAATAGGATTAAAGCCAGTATATTTAATATTATTAATGCCTTGGCAGTGAATATTCAGCTGGAGAAGCTCCTGGAAGCCCTGCTTCCTAAAGTCATTGAAGGAACAAGAAGTAACTGGGGAGCATTTTATATCGTTAGTTCTGTCACCAATAAGTTAGAGATTAAGGCGTCTCTTGGATTTTCTAAGAATGTATATAAGGAATTTGATATTTCCATTGGAGAAGGGTTTATCGGGCAGGCGGCACAAAGCAATGAAATTCAAATCATTACCGATATTCCAGAGGATACAACCTATTGTACCCGAACCTTTCTAGGAAAGGTTAAGCCCAAATCCATGATGATTGTTCCAATATCTACGCAGCATGAACTGGTGGGGCTATTGGTATTAGCCAGCATTACCGAGTATCAAGAAGAGCAAATAGAAGTGATTAAATCTATTCGCTACTACCTTGGTATGTCTGTTTCGAATGCAGCAACCTATGAAAGAATGGAGAGACTTTCAAAAGAACTGCAATTTCAAAATCAGCTGATTCAAAATATGAATGATGAATTGGAAGAAAAGGTAAGAGAAAGAACAGATTTCTTAAACAATATTATTAACAGTATTAAAGACTATGCCATCGTTTCTATGGATGAGGAAGGATTTATAACCACCTGGAATAAAGGTGCAGAATTATTAAAAGGCTATAAAGCGGAAGAAATCATAGGCAATCATATATCTATTCTTTATCCAGAAGAAGATGTAAAATCCGGTAAGGTAGACAGGGAATTAGAGATTGCCCAAACAGAGGGTGAATATGTTGAATATGGCTGGAGGACGAAGAAAAACGGAGAGAAATTCTTTGCTGATGTTATTATTACTCCAATGTATAATAAAAACAATGAGCTTATTGGGTTCACCAATATTACCAAAGACATCACTGTAATGAAGAATATGGAGCAGGCCTTAATCCATGAAAAGACCTTTAACCAAAAACTTTTGGAAAGTAGTACTAGAGCCCTTTTATTAGTCGATAAGGAAGGAATCATTATACAAAGTAATGAACAAATATCCACTCTTTTAGGATTTACAAAGGAAGAAATGAAAGGAAAATATTTCCCGGACTATTTCGATAACCCGGAAATGGTGGATAAAAGCCTTAAAGATATGATTCGAAGAGGCAGTTATGGGGAATGGAAATGGAATATCAGGGATAAAGGAAATAATCCTCGTCCAGTGATTGTCAATGCCTATGGGGTCATGGATCAAGAAGGAAAAGTATTGGAAATTTTATTATATTTAAAGAATCAGGACATATAA
- a CDS encoding single-stranded DNA-binding protein, producing MNKVILMGRLTKNPEVRYSQSADPLAVARYTLAVNRRFRREGEPDADFINVVAFGKQGEFAEKYFKKGQMVSVVGRLQVRSWDDQDGKRRWSTDVVVEEQYFAESKSSFEAHQSHEPSQAQQYRSTPFNSEPEGFYPIDESLEDEDLPF from the coding sequence ATGAATAAAGTTATTCTAATGGGACGACTGACAAAAAACCCGGAAGTAAGATACTCGCAAAGTGCAGACCCGCTAGCAGTAGCTCGATATACCCTAGCTGTAAATAGACGATTTAGGCGTGAAGGAGAACCAGATGCGGACTTTATAAATGTTGTTGCATTTGGAAAACAGGGAGAGTTTGCGGAGAAATATTTTAAAAAAGGGCAGATGGTTTCTGTAGTAGGTCGCCTTCAAGTGCGTTCCTGGGATGACCAGGATGGTAAAAGAAGATGGTCTACGGATGTGGTTGTTGAAGAACAGTATTTTGCAGAAAGCAAGTCTTCTTTTGAAGCCCATCAAAGCCATGAACCGTCCCAAGCACAACAATATAGATCAACCCCTTTTAATAGTGAACCAGAAGGATTTTATCCAATCGATGAAAGCTTAGAAGATGAAGATTTACCATTTTAG
- a CDS encoding TMEM165/GDT1 family protein, with amino-acid sequence MNWKLFFSAFFTLFLAELGDKTQLAVFCMSADKKQPIPIFLGASLALILVTFLGAFFGECVSRYIPQHIIKLIAGCLFIGIGIFVLRETFMELSK; translated from the coding sequence ATGAACTGGAAACTTTTCTTTTCTGCTTTTTTTACCTTATTTCTTGCTGAATTAGGAGATAAAACTCAGCTTGCAGTTTTTTGTATGAGTGCTGATAAAAAACAGCCTATCCCAATATTTTTAGGGGCCTCCTTAGCTTTGATTTTAGTAACCTTTCTGGGAGCATTTTTTGGAGAATGCGTGTCTAGGTATATACCACAGCATATTATTAAACTCATTGCAGGCTGCTTATTTATCGGAATTGGAATATTTGTACTAAGAGAAACCTTTATGGAGTTATCAAAATAA
- a CDS encoding DUF58 domain-containing protein: MPKLMEVITKDFLSQLDQFAIKMESVLINGYSGARKSRAKGMSLEFSDFRPYSLGDDLRRIDWNSYGRFDKLFLKLFMEEKQGNVNIFLDNSMSMDDGEIRKIFYGKHLSAAISYIGLRNMDVVNLFACGRTINAEKKNIKSKNLFFDIVKFLDEIPLDHETTLTQSIMSLKHYPMAKGISFIISDFFSQDGYEEAVKLLQYKKQQVVLVQILSPEEINPSIRGNFRLIDKESGKFKEIELTEDQIEAYKKSLKEFQGKIQSFCLQRGQQYICLSTDIPILVGLKKCLGE, encoded by the coding sequence ATGCCAAAACTGATGGAAGTCATAACCAAAGATTTTTTATCTCAATTAGATCAATTTGCTATAAAGATGGAGTCAGTTCTCATTAATGGATATAGTGGAGCAAGAAAATCAAGAGCTAAGGGTATGTCTTTAGAGTTTTCTGATTTTCGTCCCTACTCCCTGGGAGATGATTTAAGAAGAATTGACTGGAATAGCTATGGCCGCTTTGATAAACTGTTTTTAAAACTTTTTATGGAAGAAAAACAAGGAAATGTAAATATATTTTTGGATAATAGCATGTCCATGGATGATGGAGAGATAAGAAAAATTTTCTATGGAAAGCACTTATCAGCTGCAATTTCATATATTGGATTAAGGAACATGGATGTGGTCAATTTATTTGCTTGTGGAAGAACCATCAATGCAGAAAAGAAAAATATAAAATCGAAAAATCTATTTTTCGATATTGTAAAATTCTTAGATGAAATCCCTCTTGATCATGAAACCACTTTAACACAGTCTATCATGAGCCTAAAGCATTATCCTATGGCAAAGGGGATATCCTTTATTATTTCTGATTTTTTCTCACAAGACGGATACGAAGAAGCAGTGAAGCTTTTGCAATATAAGAAACAGCAGGTTGTACTGGTGCAGATTTTATCCCCGGAAGAAATAAATCCAAGTATCAGGGGAAACTTTAGGCTTATAGACAAGGAAAGCGGGAAGTTTAAAGAGATAGAGTTAACAGAGGATCAAATCGAAGCGTATAAAAAATCCCTAAAAGAATTTCAGGGGAAGATTCAGTCCTTTTGTCTGCAAAGAGGTCAACAGTACATTTGCCTATCAACGGATATACCTATTTTAGTAGGTCTTAAAAAATGTTTGGGAGAATGA
- a CDS encoding fused response regulator/phosphatase gives MDKILVVDDIEQNVELISRYLINAGYNVITANSGSMAIKKAKMLQPDLIILDIMMPHVSGYDVCKILKSNEDTKYISILVVTALDSKDTKVRAFEVGADDFITKSFDKMTLLSKVKSLLRIKHLSDQLKEQYAELQEKNNIMDYQLKMAKQVQQSLIQEANFSVNDVKFTSRYMPALDVGGDVYDIIKLDEDSVGVFIADVSGHGISAALLTSMVKMLFRNLVSTYPEPNKLLSQMNHEFINVFANKITDVYASAFYAKIDTKKRIIYYSNAGQALPLFVSSCNHTAQELDINGLPIGLMENSSYDLKSTVFEKGDLILFYTDGLCDSLYKDNPEEFIQKLKELLLDYKNQPSEEIIESILNQFYNLDDSSKYETDDVSIIICKI, from the coding sequence ATGGACAAAATTTTAGTTGTAGATGATATAGAGCAAAATGTCGAATTAATAAGCCGATATTTAATCAATGCAGGGTATAACGTTATCACAGCCAATAGCGGCTCCATGGCAATCAAAAAAGCCAAAATGCTTCAGCCCGATTTAATTATATTAGATATAATGATGCCCCATGTAAGTGGTTACGATGTTTGCAAAATTTTAAAAAGCAATGAAGACACAAAATATATTTCTATCTTGGTTGTAACTGCTCTCGATTCAAAAGATACGAAGGTAAGAGCTTTTGAAGTAGGTGCAGATGATTTTATTACCAAATCCTTCGATAAAATGACCCTACTTTCAAAAGTGAAGTCTCTTCTTCGCATCAAACATCTAAGCGATCAATTAAAGGAGCAATATGCAGAACTGCAAGAAAAAAACAATATTATGGATTATCAGCTTAAAATGGCAAAGCAAGTTCAGCAATCCTTAATACAAGAAGCCAACTTTTCGGTGAATGATGTGAAATTTACAAGTCGCTATATGCCTGCCCTGGATGTTGGAGGAGATGTATACGATATCATAAAATTAGATGAGGATTCTGTAGGGGTGTTTATCGCGGACGTTTCTGGACATGGTATTTCTGCTGCTCTTCTTACATCTATGGTAAAGATGTTGTTTAGAAATCTGGTGTCAACTTACCCTGAACCTAATAAACTTCTATCTCAAATGAATCACGAATTCATTAATGTTTTTGCCAATAAAATCACCGATGTCTATGCCTCTGCCTTTTATGCGAAGATTGATACCAAAAAGAGAATCATATATTACTCCAATGCGGGACAGGCTCTTCCCCTATTTGTTAGCTCTTGCAATCATACTGCCCAAGAGCTGGATATCAACGGACTTCCCATCGGACTTATGGAAAACTCCTCCTATGATTTAAAATCTACGGTATTTGAAAAAGGAGATTTGATTTTATTTTATACCGATGGATTATGTGATTCCCTTTACAAAGATAACCCGGAAGAATTTATCCAAAAATTAAAAGAGCTTCTTCTGGACTATAAAAATCAGCCTTCAGAAGAAATCATAGAGTCTATCTTAAATCAATTTTATAATTTGGACGATTCATCAAAATATGAAACCGATGATGTAAGTATTATTATTTGTAAAATATAA
- a CDS encoding AAA family ATPase encodes MDITESQISSFSQRFKEIEDAIGESIIGQKDIIRHILIAIIGGGNVLLEGLPGLGKTQMIKTIGKVLDLKFSRIQFTPDLMPADVIGTNIIMKKQDGSSEFQFQTGPVFSNIVLADEINRATPKTQSAMLEAMQEKTVTVGNKTYSLPNPFFVMATQNPLEMEGTYPLPEAQMDRFMFKLDVQFPNEKELAQIVGLTTGVNTSEPRTVCGKEDLLQMGEIAKQVPIAKPVLDYAMQLILKLHPESEYAAETIKKYIRYGPSPRGAQAIIIAARIYALLEGRYNVSFDDIKLAALPTLRHRIFLNFEALADKITGDDLILAALGEGK; translated from the coding sequence ATGGATATTACAGAAAGCCAAATATCAAGCTTTTCACAGCGTTTTAAAGAAATAGAAGATGCCATTGGAGAAAGCATTATAGGTCAGAAAGACATCATACGGCATATCCTTATAGCAATCATTGGCGGAGGGAATGTGCTCCTTGAAGGGCTTCCCGGTTTAGGAAAAACGCAAATGATTAAAACCATAGGAAAAGTACTGGATCTTAAATTCTCAAGAATTCAATTTACTCCAGATTTAATGCCGGCAGATGTTATTGGGACCAATATTATTATGAAAAAGCAGGATGGAAGCAGTGAGTTTCAATTTCAGACAGGCCCTGTTTTTTCAAATATTGTATTAGCCGATGAAATTAATCGTGCTACCCCAAAGACTCAAAGTGCTATGCTGGAGGCAATGCAGGAAAAAACCGTTACGGTAGGAAATAAAACATATAGTCTTCCGAATCCATTCTTTGTAATGGCGACTCAAAATCCTTTAGAAATGGAAGGAACTTATCCACTGCCGGAAGCGCAGATGGACAGGTTTATGTTTAAATTAGATGTTCAATTTCCAAACGAAAAAGAATTAGCCCAAATTGTAGGCTTAACAACAGGAGTCAATACTTCTGAGCCAAGAACCGTATGCGGCAAAGAAGATTTACTCCAAATGGGCGAAATAGCTAAGCAGGTGCCTATTGCAAAGCCGGTATTGGATTATGCCATGCAGCTTATTTTAAAACTACACCCTGAATCGGAATATGCCGCTGAAACAATAAAAAAATATATACGATACGGTCCAAGTCCAAGAGGCGCTCAGGCGATTATTATTGCTGCAAGAATTTATGCCCTGCTTGAGGGGAGATATAATGTATCTTTTGATGATATTAAGCTTGCGGCCCTTCCTACTTTAAGGCATCGTATTTTCTTGAATTTTGAGGCCTTGGCAGATAAAATAACAGGAGATGACTTGATTTTAGCAGCCTTAGGGGAAGGAAAATAA
- the rpsF gene encoding 30S ribosomal protein S6, which produces MNKYELAVVFSPNLDEEAKNAALEKVQGYITRFGGTVEKVDEWGKRKLAYEIAKVNEGFYYFITFTADASAPAEIESRIRIMDAVLRYMITRIEE; this is translated from the coding sequence ATGAACAAATACGAATTAGCAGTGGTTTTCTCACCAAATCTTGATGAAGAAGCAAAAAATGCGGCTTTAGAAAAAGTTCAAGGTTATATCACCAGATTTGGCGGAACTGTAGAAAAAGTGGATGAATGGGGTAAAAGAAAGTTAGCTTATGAAATTGCTAAAGTTAACGAAGGTTTCTATTACTTCATCACTTTCACAGCTGATGCAAGCGCACCAGCAGAAATTGAAAGCCGTATTCGTATCATGGATGCTGTACTTAGATACATGATCACAAGAATTGAAGAATAA
- a CDS encoding methionine ABC transporter ATP-binding protein: protein MIEIKGVYKEFKGKSNNVEALKNINMHIEQGDIFGIIGLSGAGKSTLVRCINRLEEPTKGEVFIKDKNIMTLNSSELREMRKKIGMIFQHFNLLNSRTVAENIAYPMEIAKVPKEDRGKRIDELLKLVELEDKKDSYPSQLSGGQKQRVGIARALANHPDVLLCDEATSALDPKTTQSILKLLKKINETLGLTIVIITHEMEVIKQICTKVAVMEAGEVVESGPVPKVFAHPTHPTTKSFVQNISHDIPVELLDRIDHNRQLFRLSFEGIKTSQPILSKMIKKYGVDANILLGGIDHLQQTFIGSLIIELIGEEEEIKKAVAFLQENNVECEVISQ, encoded by the coding sequence GTGATAGAAATAAAAGGAGTTTATAAAGAATTCAAGGGGAAAAGCAACAACGTTGAAGCTTTAAAAAATATCAATATGCATATTGAGCAGGGAGATATTTTTGGAATTATAGGTTTAAGTGGCGCAGGGAAATCAACCCTTGTTCGTTGTATAAACCGTCTGGAAGAACCAACGAAAGGTGAAGTATTTATAAAAGACAAGAATATAATGACTTTAAATTCTTCGGAATTAAGGGAAATGCGAAAAAAAATCGGAATGATTTTTCAGCATTTTAATCTCTTAAATTCCCGAACTGTAGCCGAAAACATAGCCTATCCTATGGAAATTGCAAAGGTTCCAAAGGAAGACAGAGGAAAAAGGATCGATGAGCTTCTTAAATTAGTCGAGTTAGAGGATAAAAAAGACAGCTACCCCTCACAGCTTAGCGGAGGGCAAAAGCAAAGAGTTGGTATTGCAAGAGCCCTTGCCAATCATCCCGATGTTTTATTATGTGACGAGGCAACCTCGGCTCTGGACCCTAAAACAACCCAGTCCATATTAAAACTATTAAAAAAGATTAATGAAACCTTGGGATTAACCATTGTAATTATTACCCACGAGATGGAAGTAATCAAGCAAATTTGTACCAAGGTTGCGGTAATGGAAGCTGGAGAAGTTGTAGAGAGTGGTCCGGTACCTAAGGTATTTGCTCATCCTACCCATCCGACAACAAAAAGCTTTGTTCAAAATATAAGCCATGATATTCCGGTAGAACTATTAGATAGAATAGATCACAACAGACAGCTATTCCGTCTTAGCTTTGAAGGAATCAAAACATCTCAGCCTATATTATCAAAAATGATTAAAAAGTATGGAGTAGATGCCAATATTCTTCTCGGAGGTATTGACCATTTACAACAAACCTTTATTGGAAGCTTAATCATTGAGTTAATAGGAGAAGAAGAGGAAATCAAGAAGGCAGTTGCTTTCTTGCAAGAAAATAATGTTGAATGTGAGGTGATATCCCAATGA
- a CDS encoding DUF5711 family protein encodes MSRIEEYKKKKDKRAQIFSLILLVIASGILIYSEVVGRDLHLSFINGNEPSLYLEKQWVKRELSDRLIFNVYENDLIQCSPDGIKRISQKGEEIWHQTYSMYLPKLVVSEPYLAVGEEGGKKIYVLNDRGLVYQVATEEPIEYFSINSKGFLSVIGETKDGHRIKVYDAQGKDLGIDRNTFIEDAGYPLSAIVSDNGFHMPISYLNPDTKGLKSNLIFLDLGEDGILKEDLIEFAIEKENTIFPGMYYLQNNSLAVLGDDRILWIDKNNNVKEEILSNHIKAIPWNIEYRRNLSTYLVLALGEELPGKQGEAYGSVVFYSMEGNKKHVFDAQGDITYLYGDDNMVIVGVNRTFYGLDTRGKEIFKYTALKDIDEVIPLKNGNKVALISKDSVDLMEIKR; translated from the coding sequence TTGAGCCGCATAGAAGAGTATAAGAAAAAAAAAGATAAGAGAGCCCAAATTTTTTCTCTTATTCTTTTAGTTATTGCATCAGGTATTTTAATTTATTCCGAAGTTGTCGGCAGGGATCTGCATCTTTCTTTTATAAATGGCAACGAGCCCTCTCTTTATTTAGAAAAGCAATGGGTAAAACGGGAATTAAGTGACAGACTGATATTTAATGTGTATGAAAATGACTTAATACAATGCAGTCCTGACGGTATTAAAAGGATTTCTCAAAAAGGAGAAGAAATCTGGCATCAAACTTATTCTATGTATTTGCCAAAGCTGGTTGTCAGTGAGCCCTATCTGGCGGTTGGAGAAGAAGGCGGGAAAAAGATTTATGTATTAAACGATAGGGGATTGGTCTATCAGGTAGCGACTGAAGAACCCATAGAGTATTTTTCTATTAATTCTAAAGGATTTTTATCGGTTATCGGCGAAACAAAGGATGGCCATAGAATTAAAGTGTATGATGCCCAAGGAAAAGATTTAGGCATTGATCGAAATACCTTTATTGAAGATGCGGGGTATCCCCTTAGTGCCATCGTATCGGATAACGGATTTCATATGCCGATAAGCTATTTAAATCCGGATACAAAGGGCTTAAAGTCTAATTTGATTTTTCTGGATTTAGGGGAAGACGGCATATTAAAAGAAGACCTGATCGAATTTGCCATTGAAAAAGAGAATACGATATTTCCGGGGATGTATTACTTACAGAACAATAGCTTGGCTGTTTTAGGGGATGATCGAATTTTATGGATTGATAAAAATAACAATGTAAAAGAAGAGATTCTTTCAAACCATATAAAAGCAATCCCTTGGAATATAGAATACAGAAGAAATTTATCTACGTATCTGGTTTTGGCTCTGGGGGAGGAGCTTCCCGGTAAACAGGGAGAAGCTTATGGAAGTGTTGTATTTTATAGTATGGAAGGCAATAAAAAACATGTTTTTGATGCCCAGGGAGATATTACTTATTTATACGGCGATGACAATATGGTCATCGTAGGAGTCAACAGAACCTTTTACGGACTGGACACGAGAGGAAAAGAAATTTTTAAATATACTGCATTAAAAGATATTGATGAAGTGATTCCATTAAAAAACGGCAATAAAGTTGCTTTAATCTCAAAAGACTCTGTTGACTTAATGGAAATAAAACGATGA